The genomic interval TTTGGAGATAACGTACTAAAAACGGACTCAAACGAGATGGAACTTGTTGATTTTCGTATCTTTAAAAAGACCGAAAACAAAGTATATGAAGGAATATACGGAGTCAATGTCGCAAAGGTGCGGGAGATCATTAAGATGCCAAATCTTACAGAGCTTCCAGGCGTTCCTGAGTATATCGAGGGAATTTTTGATTTAAGGGGCGTGGTGATCCCTGTCATAAATTTGGCAAGATGGATGAATATTATCGAGCCAACTGAAGGCGTAGTTATAAAGCCACGTGTTATTATTGCTGAGTTTAGCGGTATTTTGATCGGCTTTATCGTCCATGAGGCAAAAAGGATCAGACGTATAAGCTGGAAAGATATCGAGCCAGCAAATTTTGCTTCAGGTTCTGGCGCTTTAGACAAAGGCAAAATAACAGGCGTGACAAGAATAGAAAATGATGAAGTTTTACTTATTCTTGATCTTGAAAGTATTGTTGAAGAGCTTGGAATTTACTCACCAAAGATCGAATTTGATGTAACAGACGATCAAAAATTAAAAGGTGCTGCTTTGGTTTTAGATGATAGCTCAACTGCTAGAAAACTAGTAAAAGACGCACTTGAGAAGATGGGACTTAGCGTAGTTGAGGCTAAAAACGGCGTTGAGGGCTTGGAGAGAATGGAAGAGCTTTATCAAAGATATGGAGATAACCTATCAAGAGAGCTTAGAGTTATCTTAAGTGATATTGAAATGCCACAGATGGATGGATACCGCTTTGCTTCAACTCTTAAAAATGATGAAAGATTTAAAGAAGTGCCAATAGTATTTAACTCCTCATTGAGTAATGATTTTAGTGAAATCAAGAGCAAAGAAGCTGGTGGTGCGGCGTATCTTACAAAATTTGATGCAAGCATATTTTATCAAGAAGTGCTAAAAGTTATTGAAGCACATTCTAAATCTGCAAAATGAGGTGAAACATGGATGATATGAAAGAAATAATGGAAGACTTTTTAATAGAGGCTTTCGAACTTATTGAGCAGATAGATCACGACCTTGTTGAACTTGAGTCAAACCCTGAAGATTTGGAATTATTAAATAGAATTTTCCGTGTTGCTCACACAGTAAAAGGTAGCTCAAGCTTTTTAAATTTTGATGTTTTAACAGAGCTTACTCACCATATGG from Campylobacter concisus carries:
- a CDS encoding chemotaxis protein; translation: MFGDNVLKTDSNEMELVDFRIFKKTENKVYEGIYGVNVAKVREIIKMPNLTELPGVPEYIEGIFDLRGVVIPVINLARWMNIIEPTEGVVIKPRVIIAEFSGILIGFIVHEAKRIRRISWKDIEPANFASGSGALDKGKITGVTRIENDEVLLILDLESIVEELGIYSPKIEFDVTDDQKLKGAALVLDDSSTARKLVKDALEKMGLSVVEAKNGVEGLERMEELYQRYGDNLSRELRVILSDIEMPQMDGYRFASTLKNDERFKEVPIVFNSSLSNDFSEIKSKEAGGAAYLTKFDASIFYQEVLKVIEAHSKSAK